From the Anguilla rostrata isolate EN2019 chromosome 12, ASM1855537v3, whole genome shotgun sequence genome, the window GTGGCCTGGAGGAGTTACTGCGGGCCCAAAGAGCTCCATCAACAGCAGTTCCTGGACCCGTGTTCCTTGCCCAAAACACTGGAGCCTTTTTACCCCCCAGCGTCAATATGGGGCAACCCTCAGTCCCTCGGCCTGCACAGTAAGGACTACCTGGAAACGACCTTCGTTGACCTCGGGCCCACTTCCCCTCTGGACAGGAAGTTGCTCAGGGAGATGAGGGACGTCCACAGTGTGTCCTACAACATGGACGACGAGGACGACCTGCTGCACGATTACGAGGTAGCGCTCCTGATGCGTTTTGCAAGTGCACTCAAGCGTGCATCCACAAGCAGGAGCTATCAAGTCAAGCGATCACCTGTCACACTTCATTATGTAAATTCTTATGGTGACAGTTTTCAGACCACAACAACAAGCAACCAAATCATAACATGACAGGcatattcaataaaacaaataacaatgaTGCTTCGGGCTATACGTTTTGTGAAAGGTTTGGAATTAAAATAATCTGATATATAAGTAATATAAGTAATACAGAATTTATGCACTTgtgaaaaagaatatatatatatatacatagtcAGTCCTGTTCAGTGAAATAAGAATGAGTAAATCTCTTACAAATGCTCATATTCCTTTGAGCTCCTGGAATGCACAGAGCCCCCATATCATATCTTCTTCTGCACATTTTCCGTTGCTGGAGCCCGTCAGCCTCTGATCTGTCCTCATTCCGCGGGTTTGTTATGGCGCGGAATGCTAACGCGCCCTTATCTTAGTGACCAGGTGGAACCCGCAGCCGGTTCCCACGGTGACAGAACGGGGGAACCCACTCAGTACTGTGGCGGTGaagcccctcctctctgtcgCCCCGTTGCCTGGGACTCCAGCCAGCTGTCCTTATGTGATACGAGGGTGGCCGTTAGTATAAACTAAAGAAATAACTTAAATGGTAACATGAATATTAGTATTGAAAAAGCTACTTTCATTCACTGGTTGATCTAAACTTGATTACACAGTATCAgagttattattatcattagtattgttattgttattaatataaGTAGAAGTAGTAGGatcattattcataattaaCATTAAGTTATAATTAATCTGATGGACGTATTGTATTCAGGGTGACTCAAAAAGCCAATATGACAAAGCACAGGAGGAGCCAATCACAACCGCTACAAGGAcaaaggcattgtgggtaaagatTATTACAGTCACGGCAGTGTAAATCTTGCGCAGCTACACTCTTTGTCATGAAACCTCCCTTTTCACAGTTCTACTaatgaaatgaatatttaaaaaccaaacagaTCCCTGAATTCTGATTGTAGCAATACCTACAATATACACCTTTAACCTAAGTCAGGTAAAGTATGTGTATTAatattgatattacatttatccAGTATATTGTGATTATGTTACTCTAATACAACATATTACATCAGACAAACAATATCTTAATGATAACATAATGCAGAgtatttgcagaaaatgttcACAGTGCtctggaaagaaaaatgtatctttCCAGCTCAGTGCATGGTTTCTGTATGAGGTCCGTTACGTGATTTTGATCATGTCCAgagaatatgtttattttattgagaaataGGGAGAAATTATCAGAATTTCTCCCTATTCTAATCACCAGTCTCATATTAGATATTGTGATATCTGAACCAGATAATACTCTGTATTTGCTCTTCAGCCAATTTTAGAAAATTACCATTCtaccactttttatttttcataccccaatttcaacattttgtttcaaatacCACTTATTCATGCaactattgcatttttaaatatattcttttataATACTTTAACATTTGTACTTTCAtactttctttctcttcatATTTGGTCACTACAAAACATGAATGatttacagacacatacacagtaaaatgccctgtgctaattcaactcttgaacgaagtgaaaagagagactggctcgcgaggctgattcaactctaacagagtacatatgagtccagtagGTCCAACAGGAGTTGATTTAAGGCTGagcatttttactgtgttgtCAGTTCAGCTGAATTAAAGGACGTAAATGCCAGTAGCCATGTGCAGCAATGCAAATCGACAAGCGCACGCAGCTGTGCGTAATTAGGGGTCGTTTAGCGGCTAATTGAGACGAGTCAGGTGCAGCGGTGGAGCGATCGCTAATGAGTGATAAACACGAAGCTTCGTGGGAAAGGCAGTGACGTTACGCTCCCGACTGAGTAAAAGGATCAATCATGGCCAGTCATTAAACGGACGCAGTGCCCACGCGGTAAAGCATaaacctaaaacaaaaacaaaacacaaaaaaaaaaacagcaccagcacaaacaaacatgcaataaGAATAGATCATCGCAAGCTATTGGTGCGTTCAGTATTTTATCACACAGACTACAGACAGCCAATGTCGGCCATGAAACAGGGTTTAATCCCACTGATGGAAGCTATTGATAACTGCtttatgcattatttaacaATGCACAGTTGATCCTGTCAGACAGGATCCTGTACTGATCCTGTCAGATGTTCAAaaattgtttgtaaatgtgtaattaagATGGAGTTGGCAGATCGAGAATAGTCCACACAGCGTTAAAGTAATTATTGTGGCATCTGAGCAGTGCGGAATTTCGGAAATCGAGACGGTTTCCACGGTAtgcatttattaacatttatcaATGTTTGACTGGCATCGTCTCTAATTTGTTAAATTGCGCATAATGCAGTTATTGATGCTTTATTACAGGTGTATAAGTTCTCAGCATTTAAGTGTTGTGGAAAATGGCCGTCGCTCACTTTTTTGACACGCTGCCCATTCACAGTGTCGGGTATCTGCTCAGGCAATCATGTTAAGTGCACCACTTCACTCAAGGGTCTGATGGGAAAGCACTGTTTCTGAAGCAATGCACCACCACAACCCCCTAATGTATAGCTCTTTAGCCAGTcagttattattatataaattcaAGTGATACATCACCAAACAACAGGAGACAATGCAACTCCATTGGTCAGGATTCTGACATCCCTGCTCTATGTACATTCAAGAGAGGggaacacagtaaaatgttcagtgttaaaataaCTCTCACAGACATAGATGGACTtgtgtactctgtcagagttgaattaacactgaacattttactttgtaGAAATGCAAAAGAACTCTAGATCCgaagacacacaaacattttttttctgatattatTCATGAAAGGCAGGCAGGATCACCCCTtcattgtgaaaccaaaaaagaaataataaattccCTCTTACCGCCACCATGGTAACCGGGAGCGAGTTAAATAAGATCAATAAAGTGAACACGCTGTTAACAGTGACACCCTCTGGTGTGGTCCGTGCGACCTCGGGTCTTTACCCAAGCTGACTTCACGCTCGtcaataaataatttcttttcCCTGGAGACCGTGGCCATAGGCTACTTCATCATGGCTGCCGGCCGCTAAAGTGAACCCGATGGCTAACTGACACCAACTGAAACAGAGGCGATTGATTTACAAGGCAGAGCACTcgcgttcaaaaaaaaaaaaaacgactaaAAGACCACACTGTGAGTGAATGTCCCAGCTACCcacgcaaaaataaataaataaataaatcccagaGCTACTCTTTGAAATGCATTACGTGATGCCGCAAATTTAATTCCGTCTctgctgttttccttttaatctTAATAGCTGACAAAGAAAGCCGTTGGCAGGATTGGCTGGTTCGAGGGGGGCTTGGTGAGCGGAGGGTAGGCGTGGGGGTGGTTCTGCATAAGGCTGGGTGAGGTGAATACTCAATGCACCTCATCTATTAGAAAATACAAAAGatgatgtaaaaaataaaaaaaaacactggcacaAAACAAAATCGGGTGTTGACTGACAACCTGGCTTTTTCCATAAACGTGATTCATACTTAGCCCGCAGCTAATCTACACGTGTAATAACCTCATTCCGTCATGTTATTTTAGGTACCAGTAAAGTCATTGTACAGAACAACTTCGAAACCGCAGAACAACAACGGCAACATTGACAGTTTAATCAGCCTAAACATGTCACAGCTAATAGTTTTCTTGTGTAGCCTAGTTATGAGTGCTCTAGCAAATGGCTGCTGTATTTCTCAAGACTGATAATTCAGTCAAATTAGGAAACTAATTTAGAAgtcagttaattaatttaaaatcctCATAGATGATCattggtattgttttttttttttttttttttttttttcaaattcatggtcagatttttttttcagttagtcCCTGGCCTcgctgaactgaaatggaattgacccctGACTCTGCGAGAGAATGCGTTCTTTtataacaaatttttttttttttttttttaatcagcaggAGTAAGTACAAACACAGCCTAACATCTGCGCGCATCTGTTGTCTTGTCAGGACTCTTCGAGCGAAGACTTCAGCGACACGGACAGCGAGAGCGACTTCCCGCTAATGATCCCGCAGGACTACCTGGGACTGGCGTTCTTCTCCATGCTCTGTTGCTTCTGGCCGCTGGGGATCGCTGCTTTTTACCTTTCCCAAAAGGTAAGTACAGCCAGTGTTGCCAGATATAAATATTTAGACCCCGTCCTGCATTTTCTGcatcagatttgaaaaaaaaacaaataaatactctGGCCATCTACATGACCAGACCAGCATCAAAGGAATTCTACATTGTATTTTGTGACGGGGGGCTGGCTGATATGAAATGATTCCAGAGTGACAGATGGAATTAGAAAAGGAACAGATGGGAGTGTCAACAGACAgggaaaaacagaatgaattaGGCAATGAGGGGAAGGAAGAGAAACGACATATTGCACGGTCGTGACTGAAAGACAGAATGTGTGGAGCGCTCGGTCGGGAAGCCGCACATCCTGTCTTCCGAGCCCTCTGTGAATGAAGCGGACAGAAGCCCCCGCTTGTCAGTCTTTACAGTGCTAATTATCCCGAACAGGTTGGCTTCCCGATGTGAGATCACACCAGAGAGCCCCCCACTACTGGGGAGTGCAGCTTTGCCAATCAATCGTCGGTCCGTTCTTTCCTCTCACCAATCATCACCTCATGTAGGCGGGGCTAAAACTGGAGTCAACTGATGCAAACCAATGCCAACCATTGGCCAATGTCACGGCAACGGTTTAAACTTGGTAGACCCAATGAGATTACAGGAAACCTAACTGTAAACCAATAAATCATGCATGTGGGCAATCCTTCTGGACGT encodes:
- the tmem91 gene encoding synapse differentiation-inducing gene protein 1-like, with translation MESLDELEHPLLPASPTHCGGNGSGTSGGGGGLFKGILVRCEEENTLPPVAWRSYCGPKELHQQQFLDPCSLPKTLEPFYPPASIWGNPQSLGLHSKDYLETTFVDLGPTSPLDRKLLREMRDVHSVSYNMDDEDDLLHDYEDSSSEDFSDTDSESDFPLMIPQDYLGLAFFSMLCCFWPLGIAAFYLSQKTNKASAQGDFQGASVASRQALWLSVLSIIFGIITYACAVAALISYLSGKPP